From the genome of Primulina huaijiensis isolate GDHJ02 chromosome 11, ASM1229523v2, whole genome shotgun sequence:
tccaaatggcattacaagaaattcataatgctcGTACCtcgttcggaaggcagtcttggagatatcatctgatttcacttttagttgatgatagcctgatcgtaaatcaatcttcgaaaagatggcagctccttgtaattgatcaaacaaatcatcaattctggggagtagatacttatttttgattgtcactttgttcaactcccgataatcaatacatagacggagggtaccgtctttcttcttcacaaataaaacaggtgcaccccacggtgaaaagctcggtctaataaaccctttatcaagcaactcctgtaactgttctttcaattctttcatttctgtaggagctaatcgataaggagcttttgagatcggatgagttcctgtcacaacatcaattacaaattcgatctctctatctgggggtaagcctgttacatcatcaggaaatacctctggaaactcacaaacaacatctgtatcttttaattcacgaacaggtgggtcaatagttaacacagatgctaaatatccttgaaacccgttctgtagtaatttacaagccttcatacaagagattatccgaagaggtaaggatataccagcacttgctactgtgaatggttcagctcctatcgtcgcaaatttgatcatctttatgccacagtcaatagtacCTCTGTACTTTGATAGcaaatccattcccaatatcacatcaaaatccgtcatcctcaaaactatcaaatcagcatacatctgatggccttggacatatattggacaccttctcacaatctgatctgtctgtaattcttgcccagAAGGTAACGCTATGGCGAGTTAtgcctctgttgtacttgctgtaatgcccagtctccttacaaaagattccgaaataaaggaatgcgtggctcctgaatctagtaaaacaatagcagtaataccagaaatcaataacataccagtgatcatcgatgtatccgcatccacttcctctttagtcatggagaaaaggcgtccctgtactttctcagaagtccctggacaattcctggcgagatgccctggctttttgcaacgataacaaacattggaaccttgcatacattccccgccatgaagtttgccacatttaggacaaggtggtatgtcctgttctttacgtggagggggacccttgccacggggttcctctggtctagtacccctgctatcagtctttttgccttgtcccgttccttggctcttctgaaagtactgctgccttcgttgttgcctgtccctgtcaatgtcatgttcatcttgttctgccataagtgctctttctactatctccccgtatgtagcaactttcgacatccgtacatctcttttaatttcagagcgaagtccccgcatgaagtgttcgcccttacttgtgtcatcttgtgcaatatacggtacatattggactccagcctcaaattgttgtatgtattctgtcattgacatggttccttgcttcaggttaaggaaatcgctggctttcttggctcgtacatctttactgaaatacttgttgtaaaatacggttttgaaagtttcccattCAATGGTATCGCAGGTAATGCCACCCTTGCACTCTCACACCATATCcgtgcatgttttgttaacaaaaagatggcacaagttactttgtctaCATCTTTCAtttgaaggtaggagaagatggactccaatgacttaatccactcttctgctactgctggatcggtgcttcccataaattcaggaggattcagacgtcgaaaatgatcatacacatcagtttgaacaggcccttgtctggggatcatgacttgtgcatgtgcctgttcatgtgtagtccgttgcatctccagtaattgctgtatctgctccccatggactttcgcttgttgttggagcagttgagcaaaatcatctataggtcgtgatgcactgccctcaccttcgaccgctggggctttgcccttagatgactctccttcatgtaccttacgtttaagtggcatcgtcgcttatcttaacctacatatagatcacatagacacataacttagcataaactatgggatacaaagatacttacttgccgagttctccttgtggatgaagtgcagtgtcttccatgtcgaagaaccgtgggctctgataccaactaaaatgtcacatccttactctatacttagcataattaccataatcaaaatacggtttgactgatataactgtagtatgaagcaaatcaaacaaggggcatcactttgacggtttataaaaattttggcatgatgtccctacattcttgtaaaaaccaaaaactcaactcaaggatcaacatcaacacacatatataatcgtattcttacatacaaacgtattctgtatcatcatacacctagacataaacattgtaaaacttgtttcaagccctgacatattttcgtacaatacatatgcgaaAGCTATACAattaagaagtcccggttcttgtcgaggtaaggcacgtcacaggcattcattggcgaaccggcatcctacgtctctccactacctgatcttgtaatacatgagctatgtGAGTTTATAAagctcaataagttggcacttgtacgtatcaatatgcgtcgaaaggacatacatatcaagtcgtgacaacaatgaatctttaaaccctgtcatatcatagcatatactcatgttcatttttgtactagagcctcattagttgacctgtactaccgtgcttgctttattatatagctactactgtgttggacgtcagggagcaacctttggcaaccccacgccccatgaacatatattggccaatagctttggtggattTAAAACCACCcgtgatgtcaacaagctctatatcatgtaaaaatcagtcatttttctttcatgttcatgttcatgttcataacatagcacccatcatcaatattcatgagtttcttacatatttaatacataacaatggaatatgatgctatgttttcatcaataagatactaacaatgtacatatagaaATAATCAataggaagtatttgaaatcataatattactcgtgtattacttcaagaacatgccaacttacagtacaagcgtacgaatacttgtttgggACGATGTTTATCAGTCCTATGCTGTCAATAAACAAATAGTTTAGTTACTATTTCTATACAAGGTGAAATTTACCCCTatacatgtagaacaactaaaggagaagaaaacttacacccttaggaagcccttgggatggagaactaagttctaacctcaaaatgatgaaaggaatgaagaaggaagctTTTGGGAGAGAGAAATCTTGTTTCCCTCGAGTTCTTGCTGGCAAAGTGGAGAAGAAATGGTTGGAATGGCTTAGAAAttcgatacttatcttttctcatgcaaggcggcgctcaggcggtcattttctacagtccgggcgcggaatgttctgtaaaattgctaggcttgaaatgcaccggcgctcgggcggtaattttctaccgctcgagcgcaaCCTGTTCTGTCTCTGTGCACTTcatcatcaaagatcgctccagaaacggcttttccgttcataatctgaaaaagttgtaaacatgaaagttgtagccctatgtcttggcttgaatctccaattagtttcaggtcatttgaaggtttgagtaaaaatatATTCTCATtatcctaacatgtgtcagtgagggaatgacggtatacacgacacacttcggggcacttttggcttgtcttccacaatgatttggacaaaacccaaaacatgaaagttgttgcattatatcttagatttctaatggttatagcctcactcaatttggatcaatattcaaatcattatgctaaaactcgtaaaaactaccacaatttcatctcatttcctatcaacttcataacactacttctacatacacatcttactataactatttagacatattttcattctcaatacaccatgaacaatataaaagtcatgttcaatctcaatattgatacctcaatcaaaatgtaaaacataatgagctaaataactatctataatgacataaacgtattactaatcatttgtacgaataaccgggcattacaataacGCTCGTTAAACCTTCTTTACATTTCACTTCATGTTCATCACTTGAGCCACTTGAGCTCTCAGTTTCAGAAGCTTCGCTGTCAGTTTCAACCCACTTTGACCTATTTTCTTCAGCTACCAATGCTTCATGCTTTCTTCTGGATGACTTCTTCTCATCCTTGAATCTTCTTCTGTGCTCGAAGGTTTTTTACACTTTTCAACTGATCTTTTGCTGTGTTTTTTAGGCTTTGGACAATCAGAAATGAAGTAATTAGTCTTTCCGCATTTGAAGCAATCTATTTGTTTGAGTGCAATCTTCCTAGTGCATTCAGTTCGTTCACGATGCTccttactctttcatcaaatTCACTCATTGATTCTCTgctttcatcttgatgttgtcgaACTTCTGAACAacaactgaaagtttattttccttggtcTGCTTATTTCCTTCACACAACTAACttagcttttcccaaatttccttAGCCaatttacacattttaattttgctgaatatgtttgtatccagtgtcttgtacaAGATGTCCTTGGCAACATTGTCCAAGTTAGCCTTTCTTCTTCTGAAGTTCATTCATCTTGTGGCGTTTCTATACAATGTGGTTCTCCGTCAATAAGAGCAACAACTGTGTTAGGTTTCATAATCTTCATGTGTctatcagttatgacataccacatgccATCGTCCTGAGCAGCTAAATGAGCATGCATTCTGATCTTCCACTCGTCAAACTCTTCTCTGAAGAACATAGAAACTTTGTTGAATGACAACATGATTATCAGTTTGAGTGTGTGAGAGTATTCAATACAAGATTAACCTCTCTGCTAcaacttgataggatcggttaatacaattaaaatttttagaaaGGGAGGGGTTCAATAAACATACTAGCTTTTTGAAATCTATGTGTATGAATCAGTCTTTTATAGTACTGATCATAAAATCTTGTTTGTCGATATAAATCAGTCAATTAATGATAGTGCAGAATTAGACTGAAATATAGATCGAATACTAAGTGTATGGTTCTGTAAAAACTAGAACACACGATTTTTATTGATGTTCGAAGTCTTCACATGCTCTTAGGTTACCcattctatctcaaggatatgtttttcactaaaagactttgatgtaTTACAACAGATTGTAATAATCCACTTCAGTTAGACTTACACACTAccaaattgaaactcttagtttttcaaaaactttacaGAAATAACGGAATCGCTCTTAACGAGTAGCATGAATGTTACGAATAAATACAATGAAAATAAGAGCTTAAATGTGCGATTTGTAAACTGAGAAATGCTTGAAGAAAGTATCGCAACTTATTGATGATCGTCGATAGTTTGTTCAGTACGTTTTCACCACCCTTCTTCAACTGAATTGATCAGCTATATATAGTCTTCAATTCCAACGGTCATATTGAATGTATTTAATGACTAATATCCGTTGAATCGTCATTTAGTTCAAGCTGATGACTTTATCTGACAGTGGTACAAAATATCAAATTGTTCTTCTCTGTTTCATCTGTTCTGTTTTGGTACGAAATCTCAGTCTGTCGGCTAATACTATAACTAATTATGTGGCTAACTGATCAAGAGTCAATTGTTCAACAGATTAGTTCAGCTGGACATCATCAGTTTTAACTTATGTTGTTTCTGTTAAGGATACTTCAATTGATAaagattttaaaagttcatttaAGCGAAGTATTCAGTTCTAATTACCAATTCGTTTATTGAACTTTATGTCATTGGTTTTAAATCTTCTTTCAGTTACGATTAGTCCGATCAATTCGGTTCTAAtgcatatttaattttcaaactctgaaacttatAATGTTCCAACACCCTGGTCATATGATCTTCTGTCATCCTTATTTGTTTTAGGGCAGTCTGCCATAAAGTGGCTAGTTTTGCCACAGTTGAAACATGTATTTGAGCCATCAGTTGACCCTTTCTTTTGGTAGGCTCTTTGATTGGAATTTAAAAATTTCCCTTGATTCTTTCTTAGAAATTTTCCAAACTTCTTTACaaatagtgacatagcatcactaGTTAACTGTTCAGCTGATTTTTCTTTTGCCACTGATGATTCCATTTTTACGGCTGTTAGAGCTTTAGTTAGTTGAGAGGTAAACTAATCATCTTCTCTTTTTTGCAGTTCAAATTCATAGGCTATCAAGTCTTCTAATAGGTCATGTAGCTCCATGttgttcaaatattttgattcaCACATAGCTATTTTCTTGACGTTCCATTTTTACTTTAAGAATCATTACTTTCAAGCATTTGAGGAACACCTTCGAAGATGGTCATAGCTGTATTAGCTTTTAGTACCCTCATAGATCCTTTTTGTAATGAAGAGACACATGTCATCCTTTGAGAACCTAAGTGACcttgcattcttattttctagTCATCAAAGTCTTCCTTAGAGAACATGAGAATTTTACTGAATAAAGTCATTGTAATCGAAAATGTTCAGAATCGAGAATAAAcctctctgataccacttgtaggATCAGTTAAGTTTTTAGATGGGGGGATGGGAGGGGTTGAAGAAACATTTAAACACAATATGAAAATTTCTTCGATTAATTTAGATGAGTTGGCAACTAAACTGACTATTGTCGAGTTTCTATATCAGTTTGCTAACATGTAGATGCGGAAGGAATATAGACTAACTAATTAGAACAAATCACATAATGAATGAGAAGGGGTAAGCTGAAGTGTAAAGATGATAGTTatatttctggatgttcggagaactgaagctcctacgtcaccctttcttccTTTAGGAAGGTTCgcactagaagactttggatGATACAAGTTTTTTGCAAAATCCCGATTTAGTTTGATCTTAAACAATAtcaaactgaaactcctagtatCTCAAATTGATTAATAGACAGCTTACAAACTGCTATATACAAGTAATACAAAACGATACTAACTTAGCACAAAATGATCTTTGAATGATCAGATAAAATTCTTTTGAGGGTGTGCGAAACTGATTCATTTTTGCTCCGGTATATAAAGGACTTTGAATACTTAGTTTTATCAGGGAATGATTAATTGATTCTGAAGTCAGCCGCTCCTTTATTTATACTCTCAAAAATAGATTCGTTCAATTAAAAGTGTATGTTGGTTGTTTAGTCCATGTCAACGCTTTCTGACCGTTCGTATATTGTTACAATCATTCTTGACTCGTACACTATTGTGATCAGTTTGTTCAGACTGCTTGATGTGGCATCATTTTAGAGTTCTGTCATAGACTGATTCTGATGTTTGGTAAACTGAAATCCTTTAGACTTATTTAGTTTTAGAACAATATCAGTTTTGTTTAGCTGTATCAATTTCTATTAAATCAGTTTTgctaaaatattatttgttaacCATAAAAATATACCAAATTCTTGATCCAACAATGATAACTTGTGAGTTAATTTCTAGTTGAAACAAAACTCGAGAAGATTTTTTGTTTATGTTGCTTCTTATTTTGgaatattaaaattacaaataaaaatattgatattgcAATAATGGGCTCATTGGGCTCCTCATAAAATTAAACTCTATTGATTTTTTGGATTATGATTTGAAAGTAGTAGAATATTTTAtgggaatttttttaaatctttttgatAGAGGTGTAAATTAAGTATGATATTACATTAAATTTCCACTATGTcacatttaaattattttttaaaaagtaaaataaatttatatagagGTGACGTTTCCTACGTAAAAGAGAGGAAGGATTTCGCTCTTTATGATATTAGTGGAGTAGGAGAGTGTTTAATCAATTATCAGAAGTTCGATTTCTCATATCAACACTTTCTCAGACGATTCTATCTCAGAAAGTATATACATTATGTTATACTTAGCTAGCGTGATTTGCAAGCTTTTGCGTTATGAATATACATACTTAACTTTGTATTAGAGACACATCGATCTTTgtaattatcatataaaaaatcttacaatatcaaatatttaaactttttagatttttatttatttatttaaatatttgaacaacttatttttaaaaaagaatttacACCATGCTCCCTTTATACACATGCACGTGTGCTCGTGTAAATGACTCGTTCAATTACTATAATTACATTGTGGCCCTAATCACAACACAATTCCAATACCTATTCATACATTGCTTCTCCTTGATTTTCTCATCTTTGGAATTCTACGTTCTCATATCTTCCAAACAAACAAAAGTCCGAttggaaaaaggaaaaaggaaaaagaaaagaaaaaaatcggTCTTTTCCTTCTCCTTTGTTAATGGTTGAGAGAATTCTTTTCCCCTTTCTCCCCATTTCTTTTCGGCAATGGCGACAGGTTCCGTTCAACCCTCTCCCCCTCTGTCGTCTCCGCCTGTGCCATTACTACCGCCGGAATATACAACACCGCCGATCATCATTATTCTCACAATCATCCTTCTCTTATTTTTCTTCGTTGGTTTCTTCTCCATATACTTTTGTAGGTGTCTGATGCAAAATCTATTTTACACATGGCATATCCGGCATAGTCCGAGCAGAAATCCGGCAGCCGGTCACATCACATCTACCTCGCCGGGACTCGACCCCGTTATCATACAGTCCTTCCCTAGCTTTAGTTATTCGAGTGTTAAAGATTATAGAAGAGAGAAATACGGCCTTGAATGTGCCATTTGTTTGATTGAATTTGTAGATAGTGATATTCTTCGATTATTGACATCTTGTTGCCATGTATTTCATCAAGAATGCATTGATCTCTGGCTGGAATCACACAAGACATGCCCCGTCTGCCGGAGAAATCTCGACTCGCCGATACATTCGCCTGTGAAATCTCCATCACATCCCTACAGCAATGCACATGATGACACGGGTGCCGCAAGCGAGTCCAGCCAAGATTGTTTAAGCATAACAATTGATGAAGAAAGTCAAGATGAGACAAGGGATGGTGGTAAAATTGAAAGAATTGCTTCTCAAAATGGCAATTTACAACATTTTTATAGATCAAACTCGACGGGGCATAATTCATTGGTCGAAAATAAGGAGGAAGAAAAAGGAGACCATAAATTTACTTTGAGATTGCCTGAGAATGTGAAATCAAACGTTATTAAAGGGCATAATTCAAGTATAAGTTGGAGTACATTTGGAGATTACAAAGCTAAAGTTAGCACTAGCGGTATCTCCAAAAGTTCTACGTAGCCATATATACAACGTTTCTCCCGATCGTGTGGGTGGCTTTTGCAGTTTGGCTAGTGATCGTGAAATTCTCTGCTCCATTTTGTATACCTTTTCCACGCTGCATAAATACACATAGGAGTACAATTTCAATTATACACGAGATTTACATGTCCGTGCTTGGTTTCA
Proteins encoded in this window:
- the LOC140988907 gene encoding RING-H2 finger protein ATL29-like, which produces MATGSVQPSPPLSSPPVPLLPPEYTTPPIIIILTIILLLFFFVGFFSIYFCRCLMQNLFYTWHIRHSPSRNPAAGHITSTSPGLDPVIIQSFPSFSYSSVKDYRREKYGLECAICLIEFVDSDILRLLTSCCHVFHQECIDLWLESHKTCPVCRRNLDSPIHSPVKSPSHPYSNAHDDTGAASESSQDCLSITIDEESQDETRDGGKIERIASQNGNLQHFYRSNSTGHNSLVENKEEEKGDHKFTLRLPENVKSNVIKGHNSSISWSTFGDYKAKVSTSGISKSST